The proteins below are encoded in one region of Bacillota bacterium:
- the miaB gene encoding tRNA (N6-isopentenyl adenosine(37)-C2)-methylthiotransferase MiaB: protein MGANRNRGEEGERELRRYYVEAYGCQMNVHDAENVAGMLEGLGYEPATSVDDADVVVILTCCVRRTAEDRAWGRVGELARLKQRRPGVVLALGGCMTQQSGVVEEARRRAPHLDLIFGTHNLYRLPELLGLVRPGNTVAEVWQEDGSLPPPLPVRRGAGVRAWITIMYGCDNYCSYCIVPYVRGRQRSRAAEEVLREAEDAVRDGYREVFLLGQNVNDYGRDLPGGPDFAELLRRLDRIPDLDRLRYTTSHPRDFTDAMIEAVAECPSVCEHFHLPVQAGSDRILALMNRGYTRDQYLDLLRRIRARVPGCSVTTDMIVGFPGETDGEFADTLDLVRKAQFDAAFTFMFSPRRGTPAASLPGQLPVVEKKRRLAELNRLQNSISLEKNRELVGSDVDVLVEGVSERDPGYLTGRTRTGKVTVFPGPAGWAAKMVVVRVEKALTWTLHGRAVGGEVRVDAGAEAVPGSQGETPG, encoded by the coding sequence TTGGGGGCGAACCGGAATAGGGGCGAAGAGGGTGAGCGGGAGCTGCGGCGCTATTACGTGGAAGCTTACGGCTGCCAGATGAACGTGCACGACGCCGAGAACGTGGCCGGCATGCTGGAGGGCCTGGGGTATGAGCCGGCCACCTCGGTGGACGACGCCGATGTGGTGGTGATTCTCACCTGCTGCGTGCGGCGCACGGCCGAGGACCGGGCCTGGGGCCGGGTGGGGGAACTGGCCCGGCTCAAGCAGCGGCGGCCCGGGGTGGTGCTGGCCCTGGGCGGCTGTATGACCCAGCAGTCGGGTGTGGTGGAGGAGGCGCGCCGGCGGGCACCCCACCTGGACCTCATCTTCGGGACCCACAACCTGTACCGCTTGCCGGAACTGCTGGGCCTGGTGCGGCCGGGGAACACGGTGGCCGAGGTATGGCAGGAGGACGGCAGCCTTCCCCCGCCCCTGCCCGTGCGGCGGGGAGCGGGCGTGCGAGCCTGGATCACCATCATGTATGGGTGCGACAACTACTGCAGCTACTGCATCGTGCCCTACGTGCGGGGACGCCAGCGCAGCCGGGCCGCCGAGGAGGTGCTGAGGGAGGCAGAAGACGCGGTGCGCGACGGCTATCGGGAGGTGTTCCTCCTGGGGCAGAACGTCAACGATTACGGACGCGACCTGCCCGGCGGGCCGGACTTCGCGGAGTTGCTGCGACGGCTGGATCGGATACCGGACCTGGACCGGCTGCGCTACACCACCTCGCACCCCCGCGACTTCACCGATGCCATGATCGAGGCGGTGGCGGAGTGCCCCAGCGTGTGCGAGCACTTCCACCTGCCCGTGCAGGCGGGTTCCGACCGCATCCTCGCCCTCATGAACCGGGGCTACACCCGCGACCAGTACCTGGACCTGCTCCGTCGCATCCGCGCCCGTGTGCCCGGTTGCAGCGTGACCACGGACATGATCGTGGGTTTCCCCGGCGAGACTGACGGGGAGTTCGCCGACACCCTGGACCTGGTGAGGAAGGCACAGTTCGACGCCGCTTTCACCTTCATGTTCTCGCCCCGCCGGGGAACCCCGGCCGCTTCCCTGCCCGGCCAGCTGCCGGTGGTCGAGAAGAAGAGGCGGCTGGCCGAACTCAATCGTCTCCAGAACAGTATTTCCCTGGAAAAGAACCGGGAGCTCGTGGGAAGCGACGTGGACGTGCTGGTAGAGGGCGTTTCCGAGCGGGACCCCGGGTATCTCACCGGGCGCACCCGCACGGGTAAGGTGACCGTATTCCCGGGACCGGCCGGGTGGGCGGCGAAGATGGTGGTGGTGAGGGTGGAGAAGGCTCTCACCTGGACCCTGCACGGCCGGGCGGTGGGTGGTGAGGTGCGCGTTGACGCCGGTGCTGAGGCAGTACCGGGCTCTCAAGGAGAAACACCGGGATAG
- the mutS gene encoding DNA mismatch repair protein MutS, which produces MLRQYRALKEKHRDSILLFRLGDFYEGFYEDAEVMARELGITLTSREMGKGNRAPMAGIPYRAAEGYISRLVERGHRVAICEQVEDAGKARGLVRREVVRTVTPGTVSEGRLLEDRGHRWLAGLCVHRRAWGLASADASTGEFRVTQLEGPDAARLALEELARLAPAECLVPASLAADPGIGQVMREAGGILTPRDEPEFAPEEARSRLLSHFQVASLGGYGCEGQAAAVGAAGAVLKYLGETQGTCAHVRELVAYQVGEHLVIDPTARRNLELFHRWPDGRTEGTLCWVLDQTVTPAAGRRLRSWLERPLTEPARIEERLDAVEEMAGDALLREELRDLLRHTCDGERLLARAATGALTPRELGHVRRTLGILPRVREVVSRATSNLVGRLGGRLDAPAELVDLLNRALGDDPPVSPHEGGIIREGFSPEVDGLRQAAREGRTWLARLEAEERERTGIKSLKIGYNQVFGYYFEVTRANLSLVPADWTRQQTLAGAERFFTGRLKELESTILGAQEKLERVECDLFSGLRERVVDHRDTLAGAFSALADLDALAALAEVAVRHGYVRPLVDDGDAIWIEDGRHPVLERMMGEGEFVPNSVALDAGCRLLVITGPNMAGKSTYMRQVALVVVMAQMGSFVPARRARVGVVDRLFVRVGAYDDIASGQSTFMVEMSEVARALRHATARSLVILDEIGRGTGTFDGMSIAWAVAEHLHDRVGCHTLLATHYRELIALGERLPAAANCSVAVRRRGRDIIFLRRVVPGGADASYGVEVAKLAGLPEAVVERAGDILARLEAGGSHPHRAALEAAATSPDRADPGMAGRVREQAPLQLTFLSPPASPLVRELAELDPLRMTPIEAIARLHELSERARREIGHGTG; this is translated from the coding sequence GTGCTGAGGCAGTACCGGGCTCTCAAGGAGAAACACCGGGATAGCATCCTGCTCTTTCGCCTGGGTGACTTCTACGAGGGGTTCTATGAGGACGCCGAGGTGATGGCCCGCGAGTTGGGCATCACCCTCACCTCCCGCGAGATGGGGAAGGGGAACCGGGCCCCCATGGCGGGCATCCCCTACCGCGCCGCGGAAGGGTACATATCCCGGCTGGTGGAGCGCGGCCACCGGGTGGCCATCTGTGAGCAGGTGGAGGACGCCGGCAAGGCACGGGGCCTGGTGCGCCGGGAAGTGGTGCGTACGGTCACGCCGGGCACGGTGAGCGAGGGCCGCCTGCTGGAGGACAGGGGTCACCGCTGGCTGGCAGGCCTGTGCGTCCACCGCCGGGCCTGGGGGCTGGCCAGTGCCGATGCCTCCACCGGCGAGTTCCGCGTCACCCAGCTGGAGGGGCCGGACGCGGCCCGCCTGGCCCTGGAGGAACTGGCCCGGCTGGCTCCCGCCGAGTGTCTGGTGCCCGCTTCCCTGGCGGCCGACCCGGGCATAGGGCAGGTGATGCGAGAGGCGGGAGGCATCCTCACCCCCCGCGACGAGCCGGAGTTCGCCCCCGAGGAGGCGCGCAGCCGCCTGCTATCCCACTTCCAGGTGGCGTCCCTGGGCGGCTACGGCTGCGAAGGGCAAGCTGCCGCCGTGGGCGCGGCGGGGGCCGTTCTCAAGTACCTGGGGGAAACCCAGGGAACGTGTGCCCACGTGCGCGAGTTGGTGGCATATCAGGTGGGCGAGCATCTGGTGATCGACCCCACCGCGCGGCGTAACCTGGAGCTGTTCCACCGCTGGCCCGATGGCAGGACGGAGGGCACCCTGTGCTGGGTGCTGGATCAGACCGTCACCCCGGCGGCGGGGCGACGGCTGCGCTCCTGGCTGGAGCGTCCTCTCACCGAGCCGGCCCGCATCGAAGAGCGGCTCGACGCAGTGGAGGAGATGGCCGGCGATGCTCTCCTGCGGGAAGAGCTCCGGGACCTGCTCAGGCACACCTGCGACGGGGAACGGCTGCTGGCCCGCGCAGCCACGGGTGCCCTGACACCTCGGGAACTGGGGCATGTCCGCCGGACCCTGGGCATCCTGCCCCGCGTGCGGGAAGTGGTATCCCGCGCCACTTCCAACCTGGTGGGGCGACTGGGCGGGCGCCTGGACGCTCCCGCGGAACTGGTTGATCTCCTCAACCGCGCCCTGGGGGATGACCCCCCGGTGTCGCCCCACGAGGGGGGCATCATTCGGGAGGGGTTTTCCCCGGAAGTGGATGGACTGCGCCAGGCGGCGCGGGAAGGGCGCACCTGGCTGGCCCGGCTGGAGGCCGAGGAGCGGGAACGCACGGGCATCAAATCCCTCAAGATAGGCTACAACCAGGTGTTTGGCTACTACTTTGAGGTTACCCGGGCCAATCTCTCCCTGGTGCCGGCCGATTGGACGCGGCAGCAGACCCTGGCGGGGGCGGAGCGGTTCTTCACCGGCCGGCTGAAGGAGCTGGAGAGCACCATCCTGGGTGCCCAGGAGAAGCTGGAGCGGGTGGAGTGCGATCTCTTCTCCGGGCTACGGGAGAGGGTGGTCGATCACCGCGATACCCTGGCCGGCGCCTTCTCCGCCCTGGCCGACCTGGATGCCCTGGCCGCGCTGGCCGAGGTGGCCGTGCGCCACGGCTACGTCCGCCCCCTGGTGGACGACGGCGACGCCATCTGGATCGAGGACGGGCGCCACCCCGTCCTGGAGAGGATGATGGGCGAAGGCGAATTCGTGCCCAACAGCGTGGCCCTGGATGCGGGTTGCCGCCTGCTGGTGATCACGGGACCCAACATGGCGGGGAAATCCACCTACATGCGCCAGGTGGCCCTGGTGGTCGTCATGGCCCAGATGGGTAGCTTCGTGCCCGCCCGGCGGGCCAGGGTGGGGGTGGTGGACCGGCTCTTCGTGCGCGTGGGAGCATACGACGACATCGCTTCCGGGCAGAGCACCTTCATGGTGGAGATGAGCGAAGTGGCCCGCGCCCTGCGCCACGCCACCGCCCGCAGCCTGGTGATCCTGGACGAGATCGGCCGGGGTACGGGTACCTTCGACGGCATGAGCATCGCCTGGGCGGTGGCCGAGCACCTGCACGACCGGGTGGGGTGCCATACCCTGCTCGCCACCCACTACCGGGAACTGATCGCCCTGGGAGAACGGCTTCCTGCCGCAGCCAACTGTTCGGTGGCGGTGCGCAGGCGGGGGCGGGACATCATCTTCCTGCGCCGGGTGGTACCCGGCGGCGCCGATGCCTCTTACGGGGTGGAGGTGGCCAAGCTGGCGGGGCTGCCCGAGGCGGTGGTGGAGCGGGCTGGGGACATCCTGGCCCGGCTGGAGGCCGGGGGGAGTCATCCCCACCGGGCGGCCCTGGAGGCCGCTGCCACGAGCCCCGACCGGGCGGACCCCGGGATGGCGGGTCGGGTGCGCGAGCAGGCACCCTTGCAACTCACCTTCCTGTCCCCGCCTGCCAGTCCGCTGGTGCGGGAACTGGCCGAGCTGGACCCCCTGCGCATGACTCCTATCGAGGCCATTGCCCGGCTGCATGAACTGAGCGAGCGAGCGCGCCGCGAGATCGGCCACGGGACCGGATGA
- the mutL gene encoding DNA mismatch repair endonuclease MutL: MIRQLDAGTVARIAAGEVVERPASVVKELVENSIDAGARRIVITCRRGGFDLIQVTDDGCGMMPEDAPLAFARHSTSKLASAEDLPRVVTLGFRGEALPSIAAVARVELVTCPPGAPWGTRVVVEGGEVVQVEEAAARAGTRVTVRDVLAEVPARRKFLADPHREGLRCVDVVMRLGAGYPGTAFRLEMDGRLVLSTPGDGRLLDTLVALYGPETARALIPLAGAGDSDGHPGEPAGRGGDRPGSPSVAGYVGGPATFRSRRWAQLLYVNGRPVRAPALVAAVESAFGPLLPPDRHPFIILFLAVDPGEVDANVHPAKVEVRLAREDAVRSLLVRAATRALASADMSRPLLGDAAVSPSVGAGPGPDDEAAAGSGRQQGAGDLVAQAGPVWEADLSGMRVIGQAMGTYVLAEGPEGVYVVDQHAAHERVFYETMEFPQRSQLLLVPLVVRTDLREREVLRAFREEIGRAGFEVEEWEGDAVALRAIPAWAAGHEERALRDLLEALDEPGRGEVQEHLRRATAACRAAVKAAMTLHQAEAEALLAQLGRCENPWVCPHGRPTVLKVTRAELEHHFGRR; encoded by the coding sequence GTGATCAGGCAGCTGGATGCGGGCACCGTGGCCAGGATAGCGGCCGGCGAGGTGGTGGAAAGGCCGGCCTCCGTGGTCAAGGAGCTGGTGGAGAACAGCATCGATGCCGGCGCCCGGCGCATCGTGATCACCTGTCGCCGGGGCGGGTTCGATCTCATCCAGGTCACGGACGACGGCTGCGGCATGATGCCGGAAGACGCTCCCCTGGCCTTTGCCCGCCACAGCACCAGTAAGCTCGCCTCTGCGGAAGACCTGCCCCGGGTGGTCACCCTGGGATTCCGGGGTGAGGCCTTGCCCAGCATTGCCGCCGTGGCCCGGGTGGAGCTCGTCACCTGCCCTCCGGGCGCTCCCTGGGGCACCAGGGTGGTGGTGGAAGGGGGCGAGGTGGTGCAGGTGGAGGAGGCCGCCGCCCGGGCGGGCACGCGGGTGACCGTGCGGGACGTGCTGGCGGAAGTGCCCGCCCGGCGGAAGTTCCTGGCCGATCCCCACCGGGAGGGCCTGCGCTGCGTGGACGTGGTGATGCGGCTGGGCGCGGGCTACCCGGGCACCGCCTTCCGCCTCGAGATGGACGGGCGGCTGGTCCTCAGCACCCCGGGGGACGGTCGGCTCCTGGACACCCTGGTGGCCCTGTACGGTCCGGAGACGGCCCGCGCGCTGATTCCGCTGGCGGGCGCGGGCGACTCCGACGGGCACCCCGGAGAGCCGGCCGGCCGGGGAGGAGACCGGCCCGGGTCACCATCCGTGGCCGGATACGTGGGAGGCCCGGCCACCTTCCGCAGCCGGCGGTGGGCCCAGTTGCTGTACGTGAATGGCAGGCCGGTGCGCGCCCCTGCGCTGGTGGCAGCGGTGGAGTCGGCATTCGGACCCCTCCTGCCGCCTGACCGCCACCCCTTCATCATCCTGTTCCTGGCTGTGGACCCGGGTGAGGTGGATGCCAACGTTCACCCCGCCAAGGTGGAAGTACGCCTGGCTCGGGAGGATGCGGTAAGGTCCCTCCTGGTGCGCGCCGCTACCCGGGCCCTGGCCTCCGCCGACATGTCCCGCCCGCTGCTGGGTGATGCTGCAGTCTCCCCGTCCGTGGGGGCGGGGCCAGGTCCGGATGATGAGGCGGCAGCCGGGAGCGGGCGCCAGCAGGGCGCAGGTGACCTGGTGGCGCAGGCCGGGCCGGTGTGGGAAGCGGATCTCTCCGGGATGCGTGTGATCGGACAGGCTATGGGCACCTACGTTCTGGCAGAAGGGCCCGAGGGGGTATACGTGGTGGACCAGCACGCCGCCCACGAGAGGGTGTTCTACGAAACGATGGAGTTCCCCCAGCGGAGCCAGTTGCTCCTGGTGCCCCTGGTGGTCAGGACCGACCTCCGGGAAAGGGAAGTGCTGCGCGCCTTCCGGGAGGAGATCGGCCGGGCGGGCTTCGAGGTAGAAGAGTGGGAAGGGGACGCGGTGGCCCTGCGCGCCATTCCCGCCTGGGCAGCGGGTCACGAGGAGAGAGCACTGCGGGATCTGCTGGAGGCACTGGACGAGCCCGGGCGGGGGGAGGTTCAGGAGCACCTGCGCCGGGCGACCGCGGCCTGCCGGGCGGCCGTGAAAGCGGCCATGACCCTGCACCAGGCGGAGGCGGAAGCTTTGCTTGCGCAGCTGGGTCGCTGCGAGAACCCCTGGGTGTGCCCCCACGGCAGGCCCACGGTGCTCAAAGTCACCCGGGCCGAACTGGAACACCACTTCGGAAGGCGATGA
- the miaA gene encoding tRNA (adenosine(37)-N6)-dimethylallyltransferase MiaA, giving the protein MPLLLVICGPTAVGKSAVALELARRLGGEIISGDSAQVYRHMDIGTAKPTPAERREIPHHLVDIRDPDQRWSVADFRSAVDELVPQVVARGHLPILAGGTMLYIRAVTAGYHFPSPACDPGLRQRLYEQVTREGVASLHARLAGLDPDTARRLHPGDVRRIVRALEVCLLTGERMSVLAARRQPGPYRPLVVGLTRPRPVLYRRIDARVDDMLQAGLVEEVRRLLARGYHPGIPSMRALGYREMVDYLYGRTTLEEARRLFARNTRHFARRQFTWMRRERGMTWIDLGEDKEEEAILRVMELVAGNRWPP; this is encoded by the coding sequence TTGCCCCTGCTGCTGGTAATATGCGGCCCCACGGCGGTGGGGAAGTCGGCTGTCGCCCTGGAACTGGCCCGTCGGCTGGGTGGGGAGATTATCTCCGGCGATTCCGCCCAGGTGTATCGTCACATGGACATCGGTACCGCCAAGCCGACCCCTGCGGAGCGGCGCGAGATCCCTCACCACCTGGTGGACATCCGGGACCCGGACCAGCGCTGGAGCGTGGCCGATTTCCGCAGTGCGGTGGACGAACTGGTCCCGCAGGTGGTCGCCCGCGGTCATCTCCCCATCCTGGCCGGAGGCACCATGCTCTACATCCGCGCGGTCACCGCGGGGTACCACTTCCCTTCGCCCGCCTGTGATCCCGGGCTACGTCAGCGGCTCTATGAGCAGGTGACCAGGGAGGGAGTGGCTTCCCTGCACGCACGGCTGGCCGGCCTGGACCCCGACACGGCAAGGCGTCTCCACCCCGGGGACGTGCGCCGCATCGTACGTGCCCTGGAAGTCTGTCTCCTCACGGGGGAGCGGATGTCGGTGCTCGCCGCCCGCCGGCAACCCGGCCCGTACCGTCCCCTGGTGGTGGGGCTGACGCGCCCCCGTCCCGTCCTTTACCGTCGCATCGATGCCCGGGTGGACGACATGCTCCAGGCGGGGCTGGTGGAGGAGGTGAGGAGGCTGCTGGCGCGGGGCTACCACCCCGGGATCCCCAGCATGCGGGCCCTTGGCTACCGGGAGATGGTCGATTACCTTTACGGGAGGACGACCCTGGAGGAGGCCAGGCGGCTCTTTGCCCGCAACACCCGCCACTTCGCCCGCCGTCAGTTCACCTGGATGAGGCGGGAAAGGGGGATGACATGGATAGATCTGGGAGAAGATAAAGAAGAAGAAGCCATCCTGCGCGTCATGGAGCTGGTGGCAGGAAATCGCTGGCCCCCGTAG
- the hfq gene encoding RNA chaperone Hfq — protein MAKDAVNLQDLFLNQVRKEGIPVTVYLVNGFQLKGLVKGFDNFTVVLDNEGRQMMIYKHAISTISPSRSVNLAALVSEARKDTAT, from the coding sequence TTGGCGAAGGATGCCGTGAACCTGCAGGATTTGTTCCTCAACCAGGTGCGTAAAGAAGGTATACCGGTTACCGTTTATCTTGTAAACGGCTTTCAGTTGAAGGGCCTGGTAAAGGGTTTTGACAACTTCACGGTGGTGCTGGACAACGAGGGCCGCCAGATGATGATTTACAAGCACGCCATATCCACGATCAGTCCCTCCCGCAGCGTGAACCTGGCCGCCCTGGTCTCGGAGGCGCGTAAGGACACAGCCACGTGA
- a CDS encoding 4Fe-4S binding protein — MKKAQGRRTLWQLVSLVAANLYALPFLKHLPYPFLHCYACPLAIGACPIGTIQYFLALGRAPLFTLGTLGAVGSWWGRRACGWLCPFGFLQELGHRLGRRLRLPVLHVSNRHAWTRWVVAAVLVVALPLVLHEPWFCKLCPAGTLEAGIPWLAIDPGLRQMAGALFGIKLAILLGLVAAVLVVKRPFCRFVCPLGLFYGLTNRFSRQHLEVDARCTECGWCRDLCPMDHEVWRHPRSSQCILCLECTRCRHVRLAGQGT; from the coding sequence GTGAAGAAGGCCCAGGGCCGGCGTACGCTGTGGCAGCTGGTTTCCCTGGTGGCGGCGAACCTGTACGCCCTGCCCTTCCTGAAGCACCTGCCCTACCCGTTCCTGCACTGCTATGCCTGCCCGCTGGCGATCGGGGCCTGCCCCATCGGCACCATCCAGTACTTTCTGGCCCTCGGTCGCGCCCCCCTGTTCACCCTGGGAACGCTGGGGGCGGTGGGAAGCTGGTGGGGACGTAGGGCCTGCGGGTGGCTGTGCCCCTTCGGCTTCCTGCAGGAGCTGGGCCACCGCCTGGGCCGGCGATTGCGCCTCCCCGTCCTCCACGTTTCCAACCGCCATGCCTGGACCAGGTGGGTGGTGGCCGCAGTGCTGGTGGTCGCCCTGCCGCTCGTGCTGCACGAGCCCTGGTTTTGCAAGCTCTGCCCCGCGGGGACTCTAGAAGCGGGCATACCCTGGCTGGCCATCGATCCCGGGCTGCGGCAGATGGCAGGCGCCCTGTTCGGGATCAAGTTGGCCATCCTGCTGGGGCTGGTGGCAGCGGTGCTCGTGGTCAAGCGCCCGTTCTGCCGTTTCGTGTGCCCGCTCGGCCTCTTCTACGGGCTGACCAACCGGTTCAGCCGGCAACACCTGGAGGTGGACGCTCGCTGCACGGAATGTGGCTGGTGCCGGGACCTCTGCCCCATGGATCACGAGGTCTGGCGCCATCCCCGCTCCTCCCAGTGCATCCTGTGCCTGGAATGCACCCGCTGCCGCCACGTCCGCCTGGCCGGCCAGGGAACCTGA
- a CDS encoding CD1871A family CXXC motif-containing protein, with amino-acid sequence MNWRTGKIALLLALLALGVGAARGELALIYRNAVTLCLSCIGLAP; translated from the coding sequence TTGAACTGGCGAACAGGCAAGATCGCTCTGCTCCTGGCTCTGCTTGCCCTGGGGGTGGGGGCAGCCCGGGGAGAACTGGCCCTGATCTACCGCAACGCCGTAACCCTGTGTCTCTCCTGCATCGGACTGGCACCGTGA
- a CDS encoding TlpA disulfide reductase family protein encodes MQLSHRSSAGRFPSHAARIVLALALVLILATLPGGCRSREESGGQAAPYFTLPDLAGNQVSLDSLRGRPVLLNFWGTTUPACRTELLQLQQIHQSFGQEVVILAPSLDPERAPVERFVASRGLTFTVLLDQQGAVAAAYRIRAIPTLVLIDHRGNIRYRHEGYPGTADLTRELQELIVEAGN; translated from the coding sequence ATGCAGTTGTCGCACCGATCGTCAGCGGGCCGATTCCCATCTCACGCAGCAAGAATCGTGCTTGCTCTGGCACTGGTCCTGATCCTGGCCACCCTCCCCGGGGGATGTCGCTCCCGGGAGGAATCCGGCGGGCAGGCGGCTCCCTACTTCACCCTGCCCGACCTGGCGGGGAACCAGGTCAGCCTGGACTCCCTGCGGGGCAGGCCAGTGCTGCTCAACTTCTGGGGCACCACCTGACCCGCGTGCCGTACGGAACTGCTGCAGTTGCAGCAGATACACCAGAGCTTCGGTCAAGAGGTCGTCATCCTGGCACCCAGCCTGGATCCCGAGCGCGCTCCGGTGGAACGGTTTGTGGCATCGCGGGGTCTCACTTTCACCGTCCTGCTAGACCAGCAGGGCGCCGTGGCGGCGGCTTACCGCATCCGGGCCATCCCCACCCTGGTGCTCATAGACCACCGGGGGAACATCCGCTACCGGCACGAGGGCTACCCGGGTACGGCCGACCTGACCCGGGAACTGCAAGAGCTCATTGTGGAGGCGGGGAATTGA
- a CDS encoding peptide ABC transporter substrate-binding protein, which produces MKRKVAWLAWLLVVAMVGTVVVTGCAKKPAEPEKKPPVEQVLNLNLGEEPPDLDANTSTDQVSFEILNNVMEGLVRVGAGEKIEKGSGLALDWTVSDDGMKYTFKLRDARWSDDKPVTAYDFEYGWKRALDPNTGSQYAYIMYPVKGAEALNSIDPKAPDSAAKIEAAKAALGVKALDEKTLEVTLESPTPYFISLMAFPTYYPIRKDIIEKFADAYAAEPDKMVYCGPFVIQEWQHESKLVLAKNPKYWDADKVKLSRIEFVMIKDHNAYMNMFEAGELDGTGVPGDFIQKYKDAGNLQTIPEAVTWYILFNLKSPVFKNKNMRKAFSLAIDRQDFVDKVLKNMSLPATSYTPPSITTPDGKSFAKDMVGELIPKKADPAAAKAALQQGMKELKLKKLPKIVFLSSDSSVAKKYAAAWQEMWKQNLGVEVQVDAVAFKVRIDRMSKGDYDVCMAGWGADFNDPMTFIDMWVTGGGNNDAGYSNPKYDQLVKEAKATGDQAIRFRNMLECEKIIAEDLPIAPVWWPVWNFVEKPYLKGVIRHPVGPDLDWKYVTVEGKPEKK; this is translated from the coding sequence GTGAAGAGAAAGGTGGCATGGCTCGCCTGGCTGCTGGTGGTGGCGATGGTAGGTACCGTGGTGGTCACGGGCTGCGCGAAGAAGCCTGCGGAACCGGAGAAGAAGCCCCCGGTGGAGCAGGTGCTCAACCTGAACCTGGGCGAGGAGCCTCCGGACCTGGACGCCAACACTTCAACCGACCAGGTGTCCTTCGAGATCCTGAACAACGTCATGGAAGGCCTGGTCCGGGTGGGCGCGGGCGAGAAAATCGAGAAGGGCTCCGGGCTGGCCCTGGACTGGACGGTATCGGATGATGGGATGAAGTACACCTTCAAGCTGCGGGACGCCAGGTGGAGCGACGACAAGCCCGTCACCGCCTATGACTTCGAGTATGGCTGGAAGCGGGCCCTGGATCCCAACACCGGGTCCCAGTACGCCTATATCATGTACCCCGTGAAGGGTGCCGAGGCCCTGAACAGTATCGACCCCAAGGCTCCGGACTCGGCGGCCAAGATCGAAGCGGCCAAGGCCGCTCTGGGTGTAAAGGCCCTGGACGAGAAGACCCTGGAGGTCACCCTGGAGTCGCCCACGCCGTACTTCATCAGCCTGATGGCGTTCCCCACCTATTACCCCATCCGCAAGGACATCATCGAGAAGTTCGCAGACGCGTATGCTGCCGAGCCGGACAAGATGGTGTACTGCGGACCCTTCGTGATCCAGGAGTGGCAGCACGAGTCCAAGCTGGTGCTGGCCAAGAACCCCAAATACTGGGATGCTGACAAGGTTAAGCTCAGCCGCATCGAGTTCGTCATGATCAAGGACCACAACGCCTACATGAACATGTTCGAAGCGGGCGAACTCGACGGGACTGGCGTTCCGGGCGACTTCATCCAGAAATACAAGGACGCCGGCAACCTGCAGACCATCCCCGAGGCCGTGACCTGGTACATCCTGTTCAACCTCAAGAGCCCCGTCTTCAAGAACAAGAACATGCGCAAGGCCTTCTCCCTGGCCATCGACCGCCAGGACTTCGTAGACAAGGTGCTGAAGAACATGTCTCTGCCGGCCACTTCTTACACGCCCCCCTCCATCACCACGCCTGACGGCAAATCCTTCGCCAAGGACATGGTGGGTGAACTGATCCCCAAGAAGGCGGACCCGGCGGCGGCCAAGGCCGCCCTTCAGCAGGGCATGAAGGAGCTCAAGCTCAAGAAGCTGCCCAAGATAGTGTTCTTGTCGTCCGACAGCAGCGTGGCGAAGAAGTACGCTGCCGCCTGGCAGGAGATGTGGAAGCAGAACCTGGGCGTGGAGGTCCAGGTGGATGCGGTGGCCTTCAAGGTGCGCATCGACCGCATGTCCAAGGGTGACTACGATGTGTGCATGGCGGGCTGGGGCGCCGACTTCAACGATCCCATGACCTTCATCGACATGTGGGTCACGGGTGGCGGCAACAACGATGCCGGCTACTCCAATCCCAAGTACGACCAGCTGGTCAAGGAAGCGAAGGCCACCGGCGATCAGGCCATCCGCTTCCGCAACATGCTGGAGTGCGAGAAGATCATCGCCGAAGACCTGCCCATCGCTCCCGTGTGGTGGCCGGTGTGGAACTTCGTGGAGAAGCCTTACCTGAAGGGCGTCATCCGCCACCCGGTGGGACCCGACCTCGACTGGAAGTACGTGACCGTCGAGGGCAAGCCGGAAAAGAAGTAG